A genomic window from Glycine soja cultivar W05 chromosome 10, ASM419377v2, whole genome shotgun sequence includes:
- the LOC114369939 gene encoding 40S ribosomal protein S23 has translation MGKTHGMGAARKLKSHRRRQRWADKSYKKSHLGNEWKKPFAGSSHAKGIVLEKIGIEAKQPNSAIRKCARVQLIKNGKKIAAFVPNDGCLNYIEENDEVLIAGFGRKGHAVGDIPGVRFKVVKVSGVSLLALFKEKKEKPRS, from the exons ATGGG GAAGACACATGGAATGGGAGCTGCTCGCAAGCTCAAGTCTCACCGCAGGAGGCAAAGGTGGGCTGATAAGTCATACAAGAAATCCCATCTTGGGAATGAATGGAAGAAACCTTTTGCCGGTTCATCCCATGCCAAGGGAATTGTCCTTGAAAAGAT AGGTATTGAAGCTAAGCAGCCCAACTCTGCTATTCGTAAGTGTGCCAGAGTTCAACTTATCAAGAATGGGAAGAAAATTGCAGCTTTTGTCCCTAATGATGGTTGCTTGAACTACATTGAAGAGAAT GACGAAGTCTTGATTGCTGGATTTGGACGAAAGGGTCATGCTGTGGGAGATATTCCTGGTGTCAGATTTAAGGTTGTGAAGGTATCTGGTGTCTCTCTTCTGGCTCTTTTcaaggagaagaaggagaaaccaAGGTCTTAA
- the LOC114371166 gene encoding pentatricopeptide repeat-containing protein At3g09650, chloroplastic, translated as MNATLLQPPLSPFQRATTTNSPEPRDQKLLSLLRDRKTEEAWLAYSHSTHLPNPTCLSRLVSQLSYQNTLSSLTRAQSIVTRLRNERQLHRLDANCLGLLAVSATKANHTLYAASLLRSMLRSGYLPHVKAWTAVVACLASSPDRGDGPAEALQLFRSVTRRLRRLPDPAMAAASRPDTAAVNAALNACANLGDPRAFLQVFDEMPQFNVAPDALSYNTMIKLCCRIGRKDLLVFVLERVLQLEIPFCVTTLQSLVSAYVEFGDLETAEKLVQAMREERRDICRVLKECSNLEYSSGNESSDDDDDDDDDDDDNDCIFEKLLPNLVDQSGNEVEPPLLPKGYAPNTRTYTTLMKGYMNAGRVSDTVRMLEAMRRLDDKGSQPDHVSYTTVVSALVKVGAMDRARQVLAEMTRIGVPANLITYNVLLKGYCKQLQIDKARELLKEMVDDAGIQPDVVSYNILIDGCILVDDSAGALSFFNEMRARGIAPTKISYTTLMKAFAYSGQPKLAHRVFNEMDSDPRVKVDLIAWNMLVEGYCRLGLVEEAKKVVQKMKESGFHPDVGTYGSLANGIALARKPGEALLLWNEVKERCEVGKEGGKSDSSVPPLKPDGALLDTIADICVRAAFFRKALEIVACMEENGIPPNKTKFTRIYVEMHSRMFTSKHASRARQDRRVERKRAAEAFKFWLGLPNSYYDGSEWRLEPMEGYGNTSDSV; from the coding sequence ATGAACGCCACACTCTTACAACCCCCACTCTCTCCCTTCCAACGCGCCACCACCACAAACTCCCCGGAACCCCGCGACCAGAAGCTTCTCTCTCTCCTTCGAGACCGCAAAACCGAAGAAGCCTGGCTCGCTTACTCCCACTCCACGCACCTCCCTAACCCCACCTGCCTCAGTCGCTTGGTCTCTCAGCTCTCTTACCAGAACACACTCTCTTCTCTCACGCGCGCCCAGTCCATCGTCACCCGCCTCCGCAATGAGCGCCAGCTTCACCGCCTCGACGCCAACTGCCTCGGCCTCCTCGCCGTCTCCGCCACCAAGGCCAACCACACGCTCTACGCCGCCTCCCTCCTCCGCTCCATGCTCCGCTCCGGCTACCTCCCCCACGTTAAGGCCTGGACCGCCGTCGTCGCCTGCCTCGCCTCCTCCCCTGACCGCGGCGATGGCCCCGCCGAGGCCCTCCAGCTCTTCCGCTCCGTCACGCGCCGCCTCCGCCGGCTCCCCGACCCCGCCATGGCCGCCGCGTCGCGCCCCGACACGGCCGCCGTCAACGCCGCGCTCAACGCCTGCGCCAATTTGGGTGATCCCAGGGCCTTCTTGCAGGTGTTCGATGAAATGCCGCAGTTCAATGTTGCCCCTGATGCGTTGAGTTATAACACTATGATTAAGCTGTGTTGTAGAATTGGTAGAAAGGACTTGCTTGTGTTTGTTCTGGAGAGGGTTCTTCAGTTGGAGATTCCTTTTTGTGTCACCACTTTGCAGTCCCTTGTTTCTGCTTATGTTGAGTTTGGTGATTTGGAAACTGCTGAGAAATTGGTTCAGGCAATGAGGGAAGAAAGGAGGGATATTTGTAGGGTGCTGAAGGAGTGTAGCAATTTAGAGTATTCGAGTGGTAATGAATcaagtgatgatgatgatgatgatgatgatgatgatgatgacaatgattgCATTTTTGAGAAGTTGCTTCCGAATTTGGTCGATCAAAGTGGCAATGAGGTTGAACCACCCTTGTTGCCAAAAGGTTATGCTCCAAACACTAGGACTTACACCACTCTAATGAAGGGTTATATGAATGCAGGACGTGTGAGTGATACGGTGAGGATGCTTGAGGCGATGCGGCGGCTGGATGATAAGGGTAGTCAACCTGATCATGTTTCCTACACCACTGTGGTTTCGGCACTTGTGAAGGTGGGTGCCATGGACCGCGCTCGTCAGGTTCTTGCTGAGATGACCAGGATTGGCGTGCCTGCGAATTTGATAACTTACAATGTTCTCCTCAAGGGTTATTGCAAACAGCTGCAGATAGATAAGGCAAGGGAATTGCTCAAGGAGATGGTTGATGATGCAGGGATACAGCCGGATGTGGTGTCTTATAACATACTCATTGATGGGTGTATACTGGTGGATGACAGTGCTGGGGCTCTTTCCTTCTTTAATGAGATGAGAGCAAGAGGAATAGCTCCCACCAAGATTAGTTACACTACTTTGATGAAGGCTTTCGCATACTCGGGTCAGCCGAAGCTTGCTCACAGAGTGTTTAACGAGATGGACAGTGACCCTCGGGTGAAGGTGGATTTGATCGCGTGGAACATGTTGGTGGAAGGATATTGCAGGTTGGGGTTGGTGGAAGAGGCGAAGAAAGTGGTTCAGAAGATGAAGGAGAGTGGATTTCACCCTGATGTGGGCACTTATGGCAGTTTAGCCAACGGAATTGCATTGGCAAGGAAACCCGGAGAGGCACTTCTGCTTTGGAACGAAGTGAAGGAGAGGTGTGAGGTGGGAAAGGAAGGGGGGAAATCTGATTCTTCTGTTCCTCCGTTGAAACCGGATGGAGCGCTTTTAGATACTATTGCTGATATCTGTGTGAGGGCTGCTTTCTTTAGAAAGGCATTGGAAATAGTGGCTTGCATGGAGGAGAATGGGATACCTCCCAACAAGACCAAGTTTACTAGAATCTATGTGGAAATGCATTCAAGAATGTTTACTAGTAAGCATGCTTCAAGGGCTAGACAAGACAGAAGAGTAGAGAGGAAAAGGGCTGCTGAGGCGTTTAAGTTTTGGCTGGGTTTGCCTAATTCCTATTATGATGGAAGTGAGTGGCGGTTAGAACCTATGGAAGGGTATGGCAATACCTCTGATTCGGTTTAG
- the LOC114370246 gene encoding uncharacterized protein LOC114370246, which produces MAGNTGQIDINSEAVLFGRENDVVGVESSVSNVICVGFSRSETLIGDHVGGGEVVVHDQKVFNVGDDRGVNGSVEVFNGSEKEGFDEEPDLVGVGSGLEEGVKVVDGGCDEKEREVSCGTVKNEDEKSGIECSDGVLFDYGGLFIEFNDGFQSELGCEKASDVAENGLPSIVSNNVTQGGDNDAVECAQEEVKNDGLVNLSMVVEADGERNDADSLVTKNGLEDLHATEVATYQLRDGIPCMEGVDVIAEESLHVKDLSRNCLELEPSCELKQPAFQVDADVDVMQNQTMVVDVSEELFENIQSECHGFNLVVDLNSYRSTQKVGMYWGSVSSEMNFRVSDLVWGKVTGHPWWPGQIFDASAASAKAKRHLKEGCHLVAYFGDQTFAWNDVSMIKPFQMHFSQMNKQSNSENFHHAVDCALDEVSRRVEFGLSCPCMPGDVISKIKTQVISNAGINNQLCRRNGGDRIMNPMSFEPMKLVNFVKSLAQSPLVESDRLDFVIARSQLSAFYCSKGYSQLPEFPVLGGLFENDMETLFLKGKEQCDYQTHVGYTQQEHKHISGDEKRRSKKKKLLSDLMSEKGFCISNGEGTSEQEAKSVPRRRGRKRKSAYNISEDYFHNSLNRRLFQFQHASTNDMRSQLCLAAKDPIGESCSSDMVHFFAEFRKSISIDYSASLDQEMSLEQMHDGETGVTSITALTSEMEPCSDSYWPDRIIQSIPEDQSLTKYQNERAIFLPETLTEANDRNLGSESSKLVEHLVGSSQEGFCPTALTLKFTNLDSVPSTTDLNKIFSRFGSLIESKTELLERTNRARVVFQRRSDAEAAFSSAGKYSIFGPSLVSYRLKILPRKPQQKGTVKRGRKRRETSSVDGAAV; this is translated from the coding sequence ATGGCTGGAAATACCGGCCAAATCGATATAAACTCTGAGGCCGTTTTGTTTGGTCGAGAAAATGATGTTGTGGGGGTTGAATCATCAGTGTCCAACGTTATTTGTGTCGGTTTCTCTCGTTCTGAAACCCTAATTGGTGACCATGTTGGTGGTGGTGAGGTTGTGGTTCATGATCAGAAGGTTTTTAATGTTGGAGATGATAGAGGAGTCAATGGTTCTGTGGAGGTTTTTAATGGCAGTGAAAAAGAGGGTTTTGATGAAGAACCTGATTTGGTGGGTGTAGGGAGTGGTTTGGAGGAAGGAGTGAAAGTTGTTGATGGAGGGTGtgatgagaaagaaagagaggttTCGTGTGGGACggtgaagaatgaagatgagaaAAGTGGGATTGAATGTTCAGATGGAGTTTTGTTTGATTATGGGggtttgtttattgaatttaatGATGGTTTTCAGAGTGAGCTGGGGTGTGAGAAGGCTAGTGATGTTGCTGAAAATGGTTTGCCGAGCATTGTGTCGAATAATGTGACTCAAGGGGGTGATAATGATGCGGTTGAGTGTGCGCAGGAGGAGGTTAAGAACGATGGTTTGGTGAATTTAAGCATGGTTGTGGAGGCTGATGGCGAGAGGAATGATGCTGATAGTTTGGTTACTAAAAATGGCCTGGAAGATTTGCATGCCACAGAAGTTGCAACCTACCAATTACGGGATGGCATTCCATGTATGGAAGGTGTGGATGTCATTGCTGAAGAATCTTTGCATGTGAAAGACTTGTCAAGGAATTGCCTTGAGCTAGAACCTTCATGTGAGTTGAAACAGCCAGCCTTTCAGGTAGATGCAGATGTAGATGTGATGCAGAATCAAACCATGGTTGTTGATGTTTCTGAAGAACTATTTGAGAATATACAAAGTGAGTGTCATGGTTTTAATCTTGTTGTGGATCTGAATTCTTACAGAAGCACGCAGAAGGTTGGCATGTACTGGGGATCAGTGTCTTCGGAAATGAATTTCCGTGTGTCTGATTTAGTATGGGGAAAGGTGACTGGCCATCCTTGGTGGCCAGGTCAGATCTTTGATGCCTCAGCTGCATCAGCGAAGGCAAAGAGGCATCTCAAGGAAGGCTGTCACCTGGTAGCGTATTTTGGGGATCAAACCTTTGCTTGGAATGATGTATCAATGATTAAACCATTTCAGATGCATTTTTCGCAAATGAACAAGCAGAGCAATTCAGAAAATTTCCACCATGCTGTTGATTGTGCTTTAGATGAGGTCTCAAGACGGGTTGAGTTTGGTTTATCCTGCCCTTGCATGCCTGGAGATGTGATTTCTAAGATTAAAACTCAAGTAATTAGTAATGCTGGAATCAATAATCAGTTGTGCAGAAGAAATGGAGGGGACAGGATTATGAACCCAATGTCTTTTGAACCCATGAAACTTgtcaattttgttaaatcattaGCCCAGTCTCCACTTGTTGAATCTGATAGGCTGGATTTTGTAATTGCACGTTCCCAATTGTCAGCCTTCTATTGCTCAAAGGGTTATTCTCAACTACCTGAGTTCCCAGTGCTTGGTGGGTTGTTCGAGAATGATATGGAAACTCTATTCTTGAAAGGGAAAGAGCAATGTGATTATCAAACCCATGTTGGTTATACACAACAGGAGCACAAGCACATCTCGGGGGATGAAAAGCGGCgcagtaagaaaaaaaaacttttgtcaGATTTGATGTCTGAGAAGGGCTTCTGTATTTCAAATGGTGAAGGCACATCAGAACAGGAGGCTAAGTCAGTTCCACGGCGTCGTGGGAGGAAAAGGAAGTCAGCTTACAATATTTCGGAAGATTATTTCCATAATTCCCTAAATAGAAGGCTCTTCCAATTTCAGCATGCTTCTACAAATGACATGAGGTCTCAACTTTGCTTGGCTGCCAAGGATCCAATTGGAGAAAGTTGCTCTAGTGACATGGTACATTTCTTTGCAGAATTTCGAAAATCCATTAGCATTGATTATTCTGCTTCCTTGGATCAAGAAATGTCTTTGGAACAAATGCATGATGGTGAGACCGGAGTAACTTCTATAACAGCATTGACATCTGAAATGGAGCCTTGCAGTGATTCTTATTGGCCTGATAGAATAATTCAAAGCATTCCTGAGGACCAATCATTGACAAAATACCAGAATGAGAGAGCCATTTTTTTGCCTGAGACTCTAACGGAGGCTAATGATAGAAATCTTGGATCAGAATCTTCTAAGCTTGTGGAACATTTGGTTGGGAGTTCTCAAGAGGGCTTCTGCCCCACTGCTCTGACTCTGAAATTCACAAACTTGGATTCTGTTCCTTCAACAACCGATCTCAACAAGATTTTTTCCCGTTTCGGGTCACTGATTGAATCAAAGACTGAACTGCTAGAGAGGACTAACCGCGCCAGAGTGGTTTTCCAAAGACGATCGGATGCAGAAGCTGCTTTTAGTAGTGCTGGAAAATACAGCATATTTGGACCTTCACTTGTTAGTTATCGCCTCAAGATTTTGCCTCGTAAGCCACAACAAAAGGGTACAGTAAAGCGAGgcagaaaaagaagagaaacaagTTCTGTGGATGGCGCAGCAGTTTGA
- the LOC114372395 gene encoding E3 ubiquitin-protein ligase UPL4-like, protein MGSRGQKRPEMVDELPADKRACSSLDFRPSTSNSSVQTQMNSTVEAHDHDMDTSSSASASSQSEGEPEKDSAYGSCDSDDMEQHHSTLHEYHRQRLSSDHGKFKTIISSLSGLTEPSLQLAVLTELCEVLSFCTEGSISSMTSDLLSPLLVKLAQHESNPDIMLFSIRAITYICDLYPRSAAFLVRHDAVTTLCQRLLAIEYQDVAEQCLQALEKISREQPLACLQAGTIMAVLNYIDFFSTSTQRVALATVVNICKKLPSESPSPFMEAVPILCNLLQYEDRQLVENVATCLIKIVERVAQSSEMLDELCNHGLIQQVTHLLSLNGQTSLSPLIYNGLIGLLVKLSSGSLVAFRTLYELNISSILREILSTFDLSHGVSTSLLVGGHCNRVYEALKLLNELLPVRAKDENDQLMLDKESFLDNSPDLLRRLGMDVFPMLIQVFNSGASLYVCYGSLSVMYKLVSLSKSDMLVALLKNANISSFLAGVFTRKDHHMLMLALQIAEIILQNFSDDFLKLFVKEGVFFAIEALLTPERSSKLMYPAFGGIQLSLDSSQKSSSRDALKCLCFAFSTGQSPTSLEARNCKLDKDSLYNLATHIKNKFLAPELFDSEKGLTGILQNLRALSNDLLSMSTDSGALAVHEEKINNILYQIMDKLTGKEQVSTFEFIESGVVKSLVNCLSHGQYIREKKRVHGVCNYNLVIEKRFEALASVCLCASQPLSGETPLSMLIRNLQTALASLEAFPIVLSNGPKLRNSFATVPNGCSIPYPCLKVRFVKGEGETFLNDYTEDFHTVDPFSSVHSIERYLWPKVSAKGTEHARSSSVQVVSQPESPSPLQSPSNASSVPVEIPVILRTSDMMTDLPETQMEEAKLSQPRPGQAVNENAGESSSSGTQGYAEQELQMNTEPNSKLEKQHPASCSNEAGQKLDFYLEGQHLDHKLTLYQAILHHIIKKNADSFSSAKLWSQVHIITYRRDVESEDVIPPECHSSPQHFSDEKVLAYYQHTPFFSDMFSCELVSDLEMSSPIYDILFLLKSLESMNRIIFHLMSRERICAFAQGKVDNLDSLKITVPSVPQIEFVSSKLTEKLEQQMRDSLAVSICGMPLWCNQLMASCPFLFSFEARCKYFRLAAFGQPQVQPSHNGSGTVSDRRLSPGGLPRKKFLVHRDRILESAAQMMDLHASNKVVLEVEYDEEVGTGLGPTLEFYTLVCQEFQKSGLAMWREDDSSFTLKTNLQAEEIGVHSFYGLFPRPWSSMQDTSGGIQFSEVTKNFFLLGQVVAKALQDGRILDLHFSKAFYKLILGKELSLYDIQSFDPGLGKVLQEFQALVMRKKFMESVSGGNSELQYGLSFRDMSIEDLCLDFTLPGFPDIVLASGTDHTMVNMRNLEDYVSLIVDATVRSGVSRQVEAFKSGFNQVFSIDHLRIFNEEELERMLCGEYDSWAVNEFGDHIKFDHGYTASSPPIVNLLEIVREFDNGQRRAFLQFVTGAPRLPPGGLASLNPKLTIVRKHCSNRADTDLPSVMTCANYLKLPPYSSKERMKEKLLYAITEGQGSFHLS, encoded by the exons ATGGGAAGTCGAGGCCAAAAGCGTCCTGAGATGGTTGATGAACTGCCTGCTGATAAGCGGGCGTGCAGTTCATTGGATTTTAGACCAAGTACTTCAAACTCATCAGTTCAAACCCAGATGAATTCAACAGTGGAGGCGCATGATCATGACATGGATACTTCCTCATCTGCTTCGGCTTCGAGTCAATCAGAGGGAGAGCCAGAGAAGGATTCGGCTTATGGATCGTGTGATTCAGATGACATGGAGCAGCATCACAGCACTCTCCATGAATATCACAGGCAGAGACTGTCCAGTGATCATGGgaaatttaaaactattatatCTAGCTTGAGTGGTCTGACTGAACCCTCTCTTCAATTAGCCGTACTAACCGAACTTTGTGAGGTTCTGTCATTTTGTACAGAGGGTTCAATCTCCAGCATGACTTCAGACTTGTTATCACCACTACTTGTAAAGCTGGCACAGCATGAGAGTAACCCAGATATAATGTTGTTTTCCATTAGGGCCATCACCTATATCTGCGATCTGTATCCTCGATCAGCTGCTTTTCTTGTTCGTCATGATGCTGTTACTACTTTATGTCAAAGATTATTGGCAATTGAGTATCAAGATGTAGCTGAACAG TGTCTCCAAGCATTGGAAAAAATATCACGCGAGCAACCACTTGCTTGCTTACAGGCTGGGACAATTATGGCTGTTCTGAACTATATTGACTTCTTCTCAACAAGCACACAG AGAGTTGCACTTGCTACTGTGGTGAACATATGTAAGAAGCTTCCTTCTGAAAGCCCTTCACCTTTCATGGAGGCAGTGCCTATACTGTGCAATCTTCTTCAGTATGAGGATCGACAG CTTGTTGAAAATGTTGCTACCTGCTTAATCAAAATTGTGGAGCGAGTTGCGCAGTCCTCTGAAATGTTGGATGAGCTTTGTAACCATGGACTGATTCAACAGGTTACACATCTTTTAAGTTTAAATGGTCAGACATCGCTATCTCCATTAATATACAAT GGATTGATAGGATTACTTGTCAAACTTTCATCTGGGTCACTTGTAGCCTTCAGGACTTTATATGAACTCAATATAAGCAGCATACTGAGAGAGATATTATCTACATTTGACCTCTCACATGGAGTATCAACTTCACTGCTTGTTGGTGGACACTGTAATCGG GTATATGAAGCACTCAAATTGCTAAATGAGCTTCTCCCTGTCCGGGCTAAAGATGAGAATGATCAACTCATGCTAGACAAAGAATCCTTTCTAGATAATAGCCCAGATCTTCTGCGAAGACTTGGAATGGATGTGTTTCCCATGTTAATCCAG GTGTTCAATTCTGGTGCGAGTTTATATGTTTGCTATGGGAGTCTATCTGTAATGTACAAGTTGGTTAGTTTGAGCAAATCTGACATGCTTGTTGCATTGCTTAAGAATGCCAATATTTCAAG TTTTTTGGCTGGAGTATTCACTCGAAAGGATCACCACATGCTAATGTTAGCATTACAAATTGCTGAGATAATCCTTCAAAATTTTTCAGATGATTTCCTAAAGTTGTTTGTAAAGGAAGGTGTCTTTTTTGCCATTGAGGCACTATTAACACCAGAAAGATCTTCAAAGTTGATGTACCCAGCATTTGGTGGCATTCAGCTGTCATTGGACTCTAGTCAAAAGTCTTCTTCAAGAGATGCCCTCAAGTGTttatgttttgcattttcaactGGCCAATCCCCTACATCCTTAGAAGCCAGAAATTGCAAACTGGACAAAGACTCTCTTTATAATCTTGCAACgcatataaaaaacaaattcttAGCACCAGAATTATTTGATTCTGAGAAAGGATTGACTGGTATTCTACAGAATCTCAGAGCACTTTCTAATGATTTGTTGAGCATGTCTACTGACAGTGGTGCTCTTGCTGTGCATGAAGAGAAgatcaataatatattatatcaaattatGGACAAGCTTACTGGCAAGGAACAAGTTTCTACTTTTGAATTTATTGAAAGTGGAGTCGTGAAATCACTTGTTAATTGTTTATCTCATGGTCAGTATATCagggaaaaaaagagagtaCATGGTGTTTGTAATTATAATCTTGTCATAGAAAAACGATTTGAGGCTTTGGCTAGTGTATGCTTATGTGCTTCTCAGCCTCTCTCAGGTGAAACACCCCTTTCTATGTTAATCAGGAACTTGCAGACTGCACTGGCTTCATTGGAAGCTTTTCCTATTGTTCTGAGCAATGGACCAAAACTGAGAAATTCATTTGCTACTGTTCCTAATGGGTGTTCCATTCCTTACCCTTGCCTGAAAGTTCGTTTTGtcaagggagagggagagactTTCCTGAATGACTACACTGAGGATTTTCATACTGTTGACCCATTTTCTTCTGTGCATTCCATTGAAAGATATCTATGGCCAAAGGTCAGTGCAAAAGGCACAGAGCATGCTAGATCGTCATCTGTCCAAGTAGTGTCGCAACCTGAAAGTCCTTCTCCCCTTCAATCACCATCAAATGCAAGTTCAGTCCCAGTTGAAATTCCCGTAATTTTAAGGACTTCTGACATGATGACAGATCTCCCTGAAACACAG ATGGAAGAGGCAAAGTTGTCACAGCCTAGACCTGGTCAAGCAGTCAATGAGAATGCTGGGGAATCATCATCCTCTGGAACTCAG GGTTATGCTGAACAGGAACTGCAAATGAATACAGAACCAAActcaaaactagaaaaacagcATCCTGCATCTTGTAGCAATGAAGCTGGTCAAAAGCTTGATTTTTACCTCGAAGGACAACACCTGGATCATAAATTGACTCTATATCAGGCAATTCTTCaccatataataaaaaaaaatgcagattCTTTTTCTAGTGCAAAACTGTGGAGTCAAGTGCACATAATAACCTATAGAAGGGATGTAGAATCTGAGGATGTAATACCTCCTGAATGTCATTCTTCACCCCAGCATTTCTCTGATGAAAAAGTTTTAGCTTATTATCAGCATACTCCTTTTTTCTCAGACATGTTCTCTTGTGAACTAGTTTCTGATTTGGAGATGTCCAGTCcaatttatgatattttgtttcttcttaaaAGCTTGGAAAGCATGAACAGAATTATATTTCACCTTATGTCGCGTGAAAGAATTTGTGCTTTTGCCCAAGGGAAAGTTGATAACCTGGATAGTCTAAAAATAACAGTTCCTTCTGTCCCACAGATTGAGTTTGTAAGCAGTAAGTTGACAGAGAAGCTAGAGCAACAGATGAGGGACTCTTTGGCTGTCTCCATTTGTGGTATGCCATTGTGGTGTAATCAATTAATGGCTTCATGTCCTTTCTTATTTAGTTTTGAGGCAAGATGCAAATACTTCAGATTGGCAGCATTTGGTCAGCCACAAGTCCAACCTTCTCACAACGGCTCAGGAACAGTAAGTGACAGGCGACTGAGCCCTGGTGGATTGCCTCGAAAGAAATTTTTAGTTCATCGCGACCGGATTTTGGAATCTGCTGCACAAATGATGGACCTGCATGCCAGTAATAAAGTGGTTCTTGAGGTGGAATATGATGAAGAAGTGGGCACTGGTCTTGGACCAACTTTGGAATTTTATACCTTGGTGTGCCAGGAGTTCCAGAAATCTGGCTTGGCCATGTGGAGAGAAGATGATTCTTCCTTTACCCTCAAGACAAACTTGCAGGCTGAGGAAATAGGAGTTCATTCCTTTTATGGACTCTTTCCTCGTCCATGGTCATCAATGCAAGATACATCTGGTGGCATACAGTTCTCTGAAGTAACAAAGAATTTTTTCCTTCTAGGCCAAGTTGTTGCTAAAGCACTTCAAGATGGAAGGATCTTAGATCTTCACTTCTCAAAAGCTTTCTATAAACTTATTCTTGGAAag GAACTTTCTCTCTACGACATACAATCCTTTGATCCTGGGCTTGGTAAGGTGCTACAAGAGTTTCAAGCATTAGTTATGAGGAAGAAATTTATGGAATCTGTCAGTGGAGGGAATTCCGAGTTGCAGTATGGACTAAGCTTTCGAGATATGAGCATTGAAGATCTTTGTCTTGATTTTACTCTTCCTGGGTTTCCTGATATTGTTCTTGCTTCAGGGACCGATCATACCATG GTAAATATGAGAAACTTGGAGGATTATGTTTCTCTTATTGTCGATGCAACTGTGAGGTCTGGAGTTTCAAGACAAGTGGAAGCTTTTAAATCTGGCTTTAACCAG GTTTTCTCCATTGATCATCTTCGGATTTTCAATGAAGAAGAACTTGAGCGAATGCTTTGTGGAGAGTATGACTCTTGGGCT GTCAACGAGTTTGGAGATCACATTAAGTTTGATCATGGGTATACTGCTAGCAGTCCTCCCATTGTTAAT TTGTTGGAGATTGTCCGAGAGTTTGATAATGGACAGCGACGAGCATTTCTGCAGTTTGTGACGGGCGCACCTCGCCTTCCTCCGGGAGGATTGGCATCTCTCAATCCGAAGTTAACTATTGTCCGAAAG CATTGTAGCAACCGGGCAGACACAGACCTACCTAGCGTGATGACTTGTGCAAATTATCTCAAGCTGCCTCCGTACTCATCAAAA GAAAGGATGAAAGAGAAGCTCTTGTATGCCATAACAGAGGGTCAAGGATCTTTCCACCTTTCATAA